From the genome of Opisthocomus hoazin isolate bOpiHoa1 chromosome 4, bOpiHoa1.hap1, whole genome shotgun sequence:
AGGAGTGCTTGTCCAGGCTGCGCCCATTGAAAGCACTGTAGTCTTTGCAGATCAACAGAAAACATGCGTATTTTCTGAAAGCTTCGCGGAGATACTTATTGAACTTCTCACCCACAAAGGCGTAGATGACTGGGTTGAGGCAGCAGTGGACAAAGGAGAGTGCCTCAGCTAGCTCCATGGCTAGGTCTAGCCTTTGGCTTGTCTGGCAGTCATCGATGATGTACATGTTCCTCAGAGAGTCTAGAAAAAGCACAATGTTGACAGGGGTCCAGAAGAGGAAGAACACAATGACAACAATAAACACCAGTTTCATTGCTTTGTACTTGTTCTGAGTATGGCACTTCTGCAGGTTCTTCAAGATGCTGTGGTAGCAGAAAATGAGGACACCAACAGGGATCAGCCACCCCAGGACATTGACTTCAAAATTACTGAAAGTCTTCCAGCCATTGTTGCTGTCAGAATAGTGAGGGACGCACTTAGTCCGGTTATTGTCATTCgtttcctggaaaaaaattaagtctGGCACTGATGCTAAAATGGCAATTGCCCAAAGGACCAGGCTGGTGATAACCCCATGGGCAGTTGTCCGAACCTGTAGAGCATAGACAGACCGGACGATGGCCAAGTACCTGTCGACACTCATGATGGTTATGAAGAAGGTGCTGCTGTAGAAACCAATGAAGTAAGCTGAGCTGATGATTTTACACATCGCATTTCCAAAAGTCCACTGGCTCATGATAGAGTACTGAACCAAGAACGGGAGGGAGAAAACGAACAGGAGGTCAGAGATGGCGAGGTTCAGCAGATACACGTCGGTCATGGCCCTGACTTTCTTGAAGACTGTTAGGACCCAAACGACCAAAGCATTTCCAATGAGGCCGGTCACAAACAGCAGGGAGTACAGCACTGGAAAAAAGGTAGATGCAATTGCTGGAACATTTTCAAGATCACAGCTGATGTCCAGTTCTGGGTAGAAGAAGGCATACTCGTAGGCTGCAGAGGAGTTAGATGTTGGTGATGTGTAACCCACCTGTTCAAGGACAATAAAGTTCATGAGACCCAAATCCCAAATTCCCTCTTAGTAAACACACCAGGTACAAGTCAGCTCGCGCCAAGCCGCATAGGGACGAAACAGCTGTGCCTCAGCTCTGTTAGAGGATGCATACAATGAATGAACATGAGTGACCAGTCCTCCCCTGCAAGATCCAGGATTACGTTCTTGCACCAGAGGGGCAGAGGATATCAAGGAAAATGCAGCTGTGGAGGTAAATCAGGGTTACAAGTATCCCCCCGCTGGCTCCATGTGGGGTGCCCAGCCCTGTGCCTGCGGTCCAGGTGGGGCATCAGGGCCAAAGACAGGGAGCATCTCCCAATCAGCAACCAAATGGGCATGTCCAGGGGGCTGAGAACCCCCGACAGAGGTTTCGTGGTCCTATTCCACGTTTCCTTCAGAAAAGAGAAAGCGAGCAGGGCTCAGGGAGGAACTGACATGTAAACGCTCATCTCCTAAAAGCTGCATTTCCTGTGCCAGAAATAGCCTGTCATAGGACAAGTTACTTTTGCAGAGGATTTCTGTGCAGTTCAAGCAGGTTTTCAGCTGTAAAGGCACCAGAACGTACAGGTCACCAGTGGGTGCTGCATGTTGCACACTCTCTCCGTCCCAGGTGAGATCAGCGGTGGCAGCTCTGGCCCGAGGGTCGACTTCCGAAAGTGCAGACAGAGCTTTttgccccttcctccctcctcctcagcagggccTTTGCCTTCTCGGCCTGTGCCTGCACAAACTGCTGTTGACAGCAGCTCATGCCCACCACGACCTTACTCTGCTAACAGGGATGACTGGCTTTCCTCTCAACGctagcagctctgctctcctgacACCTGTCAGGATGCACCAGCAGCAGTGACGCGACCCTTCCCTGCTCCCTGGCCCCtcacagccccccagcagcaaccACTGCATCCCTAGGCAGCAACTATGACAGCAAACAGCTAAAGAAGATGGGTGTCAGCGTATCTCCCAGTCAGGATGTCCTCCATAGGACACTCCTAGCACTACCCCTGCCCTCGACGACAGCCTTCTTCCACAAGCACAGTCTCAACTGTCAAAGATATTTTCACTCTATGTTTATTTACAAAGGACAACAATCTCACTGATTTCTTCTAAATCCCCATCGTCCCTACCAGTACTATGTGTCCCTGTAGGCAAAACTGGACCCCTCAGATGTGCTATTTGCCTCAGCTTGTAGGGCACCAGCCCCGCGGGGACTGACTCACCGACATGTCCTCGGGGCCACCTCTGCCCAGCAGGTATGTCAAGTTCCCCTCCATAATCCAACACTGTGTCTGAAAGAGTGCCAAAAAAATGTCTTTATATCACAAGTTTTTAAGAAGCGGGCATACCTTCACACATATATGCAGGCAGTATTTACCTTAGCTTATGTTGCAATGCCAAGTCACAGGCAAGGTCCTCACCGTAGCAGCGCTGTCATGAAGTGCCTTTTCCTCTGGGTGATACGTGTTGCTTTAAAGATGTATAAAACCCCAAGCCAATGGGTTCAGCCTCTGTACTTGACACTTCGAGAAACGGAAACGTCAGGTTTATCTTCTGAATGATCAGTACGTTTTTTAACTGTGAGCCTTTATGTGAACGTCAGTGGAATAGATTTGCAGTTTCCATAACGTGTCTGTGAAGTGCCCCCGTCCCTCACCTGGGTGCCCCCGTCCCGCCTGCCACCCCTGCTCTGCAGTCCCCATGGCTGGGAGAGACCGCTGCTCTGAGGATTTTCGGTAAAGATGTCTGTGGGGGATGGCCCAATGCTGCCAATAGCCAGCAATGGCAAAGGCCACCATGtttgctttaatatttttccttggAAGGCGCCTTCGCCCTGCACCCACCCACGCATAGACAGAAATACCCAAGGgaactgatcatagaatcatagaatcatttaggttggaaaacacctttaagatcatcgagtccaactgtaaaccgaACACTGCCAAGCCCATACCGCTCTTCCTTCCCAAAGCATGCACCCTGCGGGACGCTCTCGCAGACTGACACTGTGCCCTGGGtacggctgggatagggttaatttccACAAGAAGCCGGTTAGGCTGACCCAAACAagccaaacaaatgggatatttgaTACCGTGTGACATCATACATGATATTTAAGTCGGggggctggctggagcagggtgatTTGCTACTGAGGAGCAAGCTGAGTAtcaggcggtgagaaaattgcactctgcatattctttttatcagtattattgttgttattttcttctccctttgccattctgttaaaccatttttatctcaacccatgagttttgccttttccttctgattcttcttccCATCCCATTGCGGGTGGGGAGTAGTGAGAGAGTGACctcatggttctttgttgccagctggggctaaaccatggcACACTGAAGTAAAGCCATGAACAGCACTGGATTTCCACTGACTCTGCCAAGCACCTGCTGGGGCCTCATCCTGACCAAACACAGCTTTCATCCCACAGCTGTCTCCAGTCTCCCCCACAACATAAGATATATGAGAAGGAtatgagggaggtgattctgctcctctattctggtctagtgagaccccacctggagtcctgtgtccagctctggagccctcagcacaggaaagacatggacctgttggagcaggtccagaggatgccacaaaaatgatcagagggctgaaacacctctcctatgaggaaaggctgagagagctgggactgtacagcctggagaagagaagggtccggggagacctcagagcagccttccagtaccagaagggggcctgcaagcaagctggagagggactttttacaagggcatgtagtgataggacaagcagtaatgactttaaactaagagagggtaggtttagattagatataaggaagaaattctttactatgagggtggtgaggcactggcacgggttgcccagagaagctgtggatgccccctccctggaagtgttgaaggccaggctggatggggcttttggcaacctggtctggtggaaggtgtccctgctcatggcaggggagttagaactggatgatgtttaaggtcccttccaacccaaaccattctatgattctacgaaagaGCAGCACTACTGAGCAACAGAGAGCATTTGTAGTGTGTGTTTTCTCCTTAAATACTGCTGCTTCTCACTATAGCCTGGTGCTATTACTGTAATTCAGGCAAGTCACATCAACTACTTTTTTGGTTTTGAGCAAACAGTACCTCACTGGGTGTCAGTCCATAGATGTGCTGCTAGAGATCCCCGTGTAGAATGGTCTGCCATCTCTCTCAAACCCTCTGAATGCCCGCCTTCATTCACCGTCGATCCAAAGGCAGAGGGATAAATCTCCATGAACTGAGAATATCCACAACTGTTCCACATGCGGCGGTGGGTGGGTTTATTTGGTTGTGGTGGGCAGTGTGATTTGGGTCATAGTTTCACATATGAGCCAAGCCATATGTATATGATAGTCTGGTTgacagccaggctgtgctgcgtATTAACTCTTGCAATAGCTGAAACGAGAAACAGTCTCCTTTGTCACAGGAGTTACTGGCAGTGTCGAAGTGGGATCTCCATTGTCCATTTGCAGGTTTAAAACGGCACTCACATCTCTGTCAGTGTTGGTGGCAGAGAAGATACCAAGGAATTATGCAATGTGGAAGAAAAGGTGGCAGCCAAACAGGGATTTGTCCCCTTAGGCAGTTCTGTACCTCTCATCTCCTAGACGGAGGACAGCCTGCCCGAGCACAAAGAACCAGCAGtctcagcagcagctgtgaaatgCCCGGGCATCTCGcagtgcagcagggagggaggctcGCAAGCCACCCTGCGCAGCAGCCGGGACTGAGGGTGACACCGGGCACACTCACACCACAGACGTGGGGCTCGGGGGAGGCGTTTCAGCAAGCCTGAGCCAGAGAGGAGCAGGCTGCCTGCGGcacttgcacagagcctggggcaggACATCCTCTGGTGCCTGCGCTGGCTGCTGCAGACACAGCAGCACAAAGCACCCTTGGAGCCACCGCTGCTCCCTGGAGCCAAAGCACGGGTGGCTTCACAGGCTTCGTCCCCAGCCGGAGACGCCAAAGGGCACCTCTGCTCACTGAGCTCCACACCAGGCTCTTCCCGTGGGGGATGCGCTGGCCCGAGGAGAGGAGATGTCAACAGGCACCAGTGACCGCAGTGGCACAGGCTGCTGGCACCCCTTGCACAGGGGAGAGAGAAGGCCAAATGCCACTGCCAGGGAGCCCTTGGGAGACAGCAACGGGAAGCCCTGTCTGAGGGGACCCCAGGAACCGTGCAAACTTGTCACCAGCCCTGGAGGGAAGGTGGCCAACGTCCCTGCTCTTTAACGCCAGAGTcagtgggagaggagaaggaggaggaggaagaggagaaggagcagaTGCCCACgaggagcagagagggctgcAGCTGTCCCTGGGTAGCCACACCAGGCACCGGGCGCTGGTGCTGCTCCTGCTGGCAGCGtgccccagccctggaggggATGCCCCACTCTCGCCTGCCCACTCCTCGGCCTCGCAGCCGCTCTTACGGTGTTGTGACAGAGGGAACATGTGAGTAGCAGCATGGGATAAACGTAACCTGTTTCTTGTggacaaagcctcagcagaaaactTCCTACAGGCACCGCAGAGCCAAACCCTCCCATTTGCAGCagggtcctgctctgcagcatgGCAGCACATGTCCCCCTGGGGATTCTTTTGGCTTGGGTCAAGAGCTGGAAAATGCAAATGCCTTTCTTAACTCGTAACCACAAATTTGGCACCTTCAGCACCCAAGGGGTGCTCAGCCACAGCAGTGCAGAGAGAAGGGTGGTGCTGGGTGCAAACACACCCTCCAGCTTCAGCTCTGCCTCTCGGGGCTCACCAGCAGCACCTTTCCCACAGTGATGTCAAGGCCATTTGCTAACCTGCCAGGACATCGCCTTGCTCACGCGCTCTGGTGTGCCCATACCACTGTGCACCACGAGCCCCATCCGTGCCTCTGTCACAGGCGCGTGCGTGTGTGCAGTGTGCCGGGGTCTCCCTGCTTGCAACCAGGGTGAAGCTGGTCCCTGGTGCTGGGTGGCCATGGTGACCTGCAGATCCCTGTAAAGCCCTCTGGGAACCTCCCGTGGAAGATGTCCTCACGGCACAGCGCATGCAGGGCATGTGGTCCATGTCCCTGGTTGCAGCCAGATAGATTGCGTCGGTGTGACCCTGGGAGTGATTCTTGTCAGTCTGCCATTCGGGCCTGCTGTGGACAGGtggcccctccacagccccaGTTGGTTCTGGCGTGGTGGTGGGCTTGTTGACCAGTGCTGTCACTGGAAATGATCTTGGTGTAGGTGGGTCTCTCCTGCACTGGCAGTGCCTCAAAGCAATGTTTGGCTCTGCAGAGAGGCTTGCGTCCTTCAGCAGAGACACTTCACCTCTCAGCAACTGGGAAATCTGGGATCGTGATGAGACCATAGTGTGAGGCATGGGGACAGAAGGGACCATGGATTCAGTTGTCCTACACCTAAAGCCATCAGTACTTGGGCACCCCACCTGCAGCCACCCCCAGCTGCAGATACTAGTTCAGACCTGGATCATGCAGGTCATTTTTGCCTCCCcacattttaaatgaagaataaatGTGTCTCCCACTGGTGGCTGGGAAGCCGCCAGAACTGGGTTGTCTCTCTGCATCTCTCCAGGACAGTGACATGAAGGGATGAGGCTCCCTCTGCTGGGTTTTCCTGCAGAACTGATGCACGGAAATCgtccctgcagagatgtgtgTGATCACCTCCTCATTCATCGTGAGGCTTATTTAAAGGGAGCAAAACTCTTTCAGATCCACAGCGATCCAGGTTTCATGTTGGAAGAGCTCACTCTTGTGAAATGCACCGTTTGGCCACTGTTGTTGCAGTCCCTGCTTGGCTTTGGGAAACAACAAAAGTGTCCACCCAAGGCCATGGAGGGAGAGGATCCAGCTGCACCACCCTCAGCTCCATATAGAAACATCTCAAATGCACCACTTGGTTTTCTCAGCCTCTTTAGAGTTGTTCAGCTCACCCCTCTGAACAATCATTTACATACCTCTTTACTGTGTCTTCAAAGCAGAAGTCAGACAAGATGCAAACTGCCGTGATTAAAGTCAGAATTAGTTCTGAGAACAAAACATCCCCGTAAGTGCTCAGGTACCTACCCAGTCCCACCCGGCACAGCAGAATCACACCGAAGGAAACCAGCCAAAGGAGCTTTTTCAAAATGACATATATCTCCCAAACAACTTCCTTATATAATCAGTGATGATGTATTgcgtttacatggcaaggttttggtagcaagggggctgcaggggaggcttctgtgagaagatgccagaagctgcctCCATGTTGGAAGCAGCCAAtgtcagccagctccaagatggacccgctgctggccaaagctgagcccatcagcaaggCTGGTGACACCCCTGTGGTAACATGTTTAACAGAGTGTAAAAAACACTGCACAACGGCAGCTGTGGGAGAGGAGTGAGATTATGTGAGTcaaaagaactctgcagacaccaagatcagtgaaggagggggaggaggtgctccaggcagagattatcctgcagcccat
Proteins encoded in this window:
- the LOC104338900 gene encoding C-C chemokine receptor type 8, which gives rise to MEGNLTYLLGRGGPEDMSVGYTSPTSNSSAAYEYAFFYPELDISCDLENVPAIASTFFPVLYSLLFVTGLIGNALVVWVLTVFKKVRAMTDVYLLNLAISDLLFVFSLPFLVQYSIMSQWTFGNAMCKIISSAYFIGFYSSTFFITIMSVDRYLAIVRSVYALQVRTTAHGVITSLVLWAIAILASVPDLIFFQETNDNNRTKCVPHYSDSNNGWKTFSNFEVNVLGWLIPVGVLIFCYHSILKNLQKCHTQNKYKAMKLVFIVVIVFFLFWTPVNIVLFLDSLRNMYIIDDCQTSQRLDLAMELAEALSFVHCCLNPVIYAFVGEKFNKYLREAFRKYACFLLICKDYSAFNGRSLDKHSSLHVTSSQSSFVGTVL